The Bacteroidota bacterium genome segment ACGCTCATTAAAAGTAATAATTTTTCGTAATGGTTCCTGCAAATCGTGTGAGGCTATGTATGCAAACTGTTCCAATTCTTTATTGCTTGCATCCAGCTTATTTACTTTATCCCTCAACATTTTTTGAGAGAGCAATAATTCCTGCTCTATTTTAGATTTTAGTTTGTATTCCTGTATTAAGATTAAGGAGGCCGAAAAAATAAAAATACTTGAAAGTATAATGGAAATAATAATTGCCATTGTTGTTTTATCATCTAAAAGTCTGGATTGTACCAGTCGCTGTTTCATCAGTACTTCCTCTACCTCTTTCATCTGCCTTATTTTTGATAGGATTTCCGTCATCATCAACTTCCCCACCATTAAATTTTCTGTTTGGGCGTTTACTAAGTTCTGTTCCAGTGTTTTTAGCCTTTTGTCAATGAGGCTGCGTAAATTCTGAGCATTGATTAATTGTTGGTTATAATCACAAACCAACATTTCCAACTGGCGTACATATAAATGGAGTTCTGTATTAAGTCTTTCATAAGGTTCCAAAAAAGCCTTTTCCTTAGTAATAATGTATCCGCGTTGTGCACTCTCCAATTCGTTTGTACGTGAATAAATCTGCTCTAGCTTAACAATAACTTCAGCCGAGTGTGTTACGCTTTGAAAAGCCTTTTGGTTTCGCTTATTGATATAAAATACAAAATAGAGAATAACGAATAAAATGGTAACTGAAACAGTTAAACTGAATTTGACTTGTTGAAGTTTTTTAAGTTTTAACATCTTTAGTTGATTAATAGCAGTAACATACTAATTCTTTTTCTTACGAAATATACCTAAAATAAATTTCTTCTCAGGTTGTTTAACGTTATAAATATTAACAGTGTGGTCAATAGACGGTTTCAATGCTTCGATAAAAGCATTTTTGAGTATAGATATAATGGCATCCCAGACTTGTACTTCAGGTTTTGTAAATTTTCCTTCAACAGGAATTTTTGTAGCAAACACTTCTTTAGGTTGGTTCTGAAGAATTTCTGCAGTACTTCCAACAAATGCTTCCCATGCTATTTGTAAAACGCCTCCTTCTTCTTTGTTAAACTGAACAATATCCAGGTCTTTGATTAAAGGTTTTACATATCCTTTAAAGCCATTGTCTTTAGCAGCAAACTCCGTATAAACAGACATGTTTCCTTGTTTAAGGTCAAAGTTTGCATAGGCAGTAAAAAACGGATTAAAGTTAACCAGATTTGTTTTGGTTAACGTTCCATCCAAATCAAAAGTAGGAACTTTGTTTAATGGATCTAGCCTTACATGTATATCCATATTACCGTTATATAAGTTTCCACTCATATCAATAGAAGCAGGTAATTGATTTTTTTGTTGCGATTCATTGGTGAGTCCTATACCTAAAATATGTACTTGGGTAAGCGGAATATCTACCAACGGTTTACTGTTTATATCTACATAATGAATCTGGCCTTTTTCAACCAAAAAACGATTGATACGTAAGGGCATAAAATCCTTTAGCAAGTTTATAAAATTAGTAGTGTCTTTATCAGCTTTTTTACCAATGGTTTTATTTAAAGTATATTTAATAATTGGTCCCTCAAACTCTACTTCTCCTACAATTTTCTGTTTAAAAAGGGCTTTCCACTCAACAGAAAGATCAATTCTGGAGCAGCTAAAAAAATCAATGCGCTCTTTTCTCGAAGGGTCTATTTTGTCAATATAAATATCTTTCATAACATAGGCACCCCTATACAAAGCTATGTCTATATCTTGTATATGGCCATAATATCCATCCAACCGGGCTAATTTCTTATTGGCAAAATGCAATACTATATATGGCAAAGCAATGCGTACCAATACCAATAAAACGAGTACTCCCAAAAATATTTTGAGCGTAATTTTCTTCTTACGTGTTTTTTGTTCCCACATAACTTTTATTTTTTATTCCTTCTATGGGTAACAATCATGCCATATCAAAAGCAGGAATGTTTTTTGTAAATAATAGGTATGAAATTAAAAGAAAATACGCTTACTTTTTTTAAACTGATGAAGACTGTTGTGGTCGAATCAATAGACGATAATATTCTGAAACTTTCAGCAGCACTGGCCTATTACACCATATTTTCTTTGGTTCCTATGTTAATCATTATCATTTGGATTTCAGGAATATTTTATGACCCCTCGCTGGTTCAGGGAGAAGTACTTACACGCATGAACCAGCTATTAGGTCCGGAAGCTGTTAAGCAAATACAGGAAGTAATAATAAATACAAAATTTGATCAGGGTTCCGCTTGGGCAAAGACCTTAAGCATTGTAACACTTATTCTTACAGCTACAGGTATTTTTACAGAAATTCAGGATTCCATCAACACCATTTGGGGATTGAAAGCAAAGCCCAATAAAGGATTTCTTAAATTAATTTTTAACAGGCTCACATCATTCTCATTGCTTATTTCAGTAGGTTTTGTGTTGATAGTGTCCTTGCTTATCAATGCTTTAATTTCCGAGTTTACCAATAGAGTACAATACTATTTTCCTGATATTCCCGTAGTCCTTTTTTATATAATCAATCAGGTTATAATCTTTTCCGTGTTAACCTTTTTGTTTGGTACTATTTTCAAAGTATTACCCGATGCAAAAATTAGGTGGAAAGATGTATTAGGAGGGGCTATTATTACTTCCATTTTTTTTATGGGAGGCAAATATTTAATCGGATTTTATTTAGAAGAAAATGCAACAATAACAGCATATGGTTCAGCAGGATCCGTTATTGTTATTCTTTTATGGGTTTATTTTTCAGCAGTCATTTTATTCTTTGGAGCAGAGTTTACACAGGTGTATCTTAAACTAAAAGGCCAAAATATTGAGCCCGATAAATATGCTATTTGGGTAAATGAAACGGCCATTCCAATCAGTTCCAATACAGAAGTGGCTAAGGAAAAAATTCCCCACTAATTGTGGAAGTATTTCCACAAATTTTAATCAGGCCCTCCGTAAAGCGTAGTTATTATTATATAAAAGCTTAATGGCACAATAATTTCAATTATGCTTTCCATAAAACAAACTATTATGAGTAATCTACTTTATATTATTGCCGTAATCTTAGTATTGGCTTGGGCAGTCGGCTTCTTCGCTTATAGTGTAGGAAGCATCATTCATCTTCTTCTTGTGATTGCTGTAATAGCAGTCTTATTACGCTTAATAAGAGGTAAGGATGTTTTGTAAACTAAATAATCAACCAGTTAAATTTACTTACTAAATACTAAACATCATGAACGATTCATTTAAAACCACACTTGCATTTATTGGCGGAGCCGCCATAGGTGCTGCCTTGGGAATTTTATTAGCTCCCGAAAAAGGATCAGACACCCGCAAAAGAATCCTTTCACGTGCTCAGGGTTTTGCGGATGATATAACAGAAGCAGTAAAAGAAAAATACGCTAGTCTTATCAATAAAACAGATGAGTTAATGGCACAAGCAGAAGATGAATTATCATCTGCAACAAAAATGTAAGCTTAACACGTTATCTAATTACATTGATAAATGAAAGAATACCTTCTTTTTGGAGGGTATTCTTATTGCTATTTACAAGTGTAGGTATAGTGCTTTTGGCCCATATAAAATATTGGTAATACGTAATGTAAAATAAGTATTTGTTATTTTTAATTAATTTAGTTTTGTTTAAATGAAATAAACCCAATGACCGGAATAAAAAAAATACTCGTTATAAATGATGAAAGTGATACCAATATGTTGATGTCAAT includes the following:
- a CDS encoding YihY/virulence factor BrkB family protein; translation: MKLKENTLTFFKLMKTVVVESIDDNILKLSAALAYYTIFSLVPMLIIIIWISGIFYDPSLVQGEVLTRMNQLLGPEAVKQIQEVIINTKFDQGSAWAKTLSIVTLILTATGIFTEIQDSINTIWGLKAKPNKGFLKLIFNRLTSFSLLISVGFVLIVSLLINALISEFTNRVQYYFPDIPVVLFYIINQVIIFSVLTFLFGTIFKVLPDAKIRWKDVLGGAIITSIFFMGGKYLIGFYLEENATITAYGSAGSVIVILLWVYFSAVILFFGAEFTQVYLKLKGQNIEPDKYAIWVNETAIPISSNTEVAKEKIPH
- a CDS encoding DUF748 domain-containing protein, producing MWEQKTRKKKITLKIFLGVLVLLVLVRIALPYIVLHFANKKLARLDGYYGHIQDIDIALYRGAYVMKDIYIDKIDPSRKERIDFFSCSRIDLSVEWKALFKQKIVGEVEFEGPIIKYTLNKTIGKKADKDTTNFINLLKDFMPLRINRFLVEKGQIHYVDINSKPLVDIPLTQVHILGIGLTNESQQKNQLPASIDMSGNLYNGNMDIHVRLDPLNKVPTFDLDGTLTKTNLVNFNPFFTAYANFDLKQGNMSVYTEFAAKDNGFKGYVKPLIKDLDIVQFNKEEGGVLQIAWEAFVGSTAEILQNQPKEVFATKIPVEGKFTKPEVQVWDAIISILKNAFIEALKPSIDHTVNIYNVKQPEKKFILGIFRKKKN
- a CDS encoding ATP-binding protein; protein product: MLKLKKLQQVKFSLTVSVTILFVILYFVFYINKRNQKAFQSVTHSAEVIVKLEQIYSRTNELESAQRGYIITKEKAFLEPYERLNTELHLYVRQLEMLVCDYNQQLINAQNLRSLIDKRLKTLEQNLVNAQTENLMVGKLMMTEILSKIRQMKEVEEVLMKQRLVQSRLLDDKTTMAIIISIILSSIFIFSASLILIQEYKLKSKIEQELLLSQKMLRDKVNKLDASNKELEQFAYIASHDLQEPLRKIITFNERIAHKFSSIIDPSVKDYLGRTIHAAERMRILIDDLLNFSRITKGDIEMVPVSLKKVMDMTKENLEVQIKKSHAKIIQHNGLPDIYGDQTQLVRLFQNLISNAIKFTESSKIPIIEIFCTIADEKSRQELPGMPDYSIYYKITIRDNGIGFSEEFSEKIFIIFQRLHGRSEYEGTGIGLSICKKIVENHQGYITVNSEVGKGSEFNVYLPKTNIV
- a CDS encoding YtxH domain-containing protein codes for the protein MNDSFKTTLAFIGGAAIGAALGILLAPEKGSDTRKRILSRAQGFADDITEAVKEKYASLINKTDELMAQAEDELSSATKM
- a CDS encoding lmo0937 family membrane protein, with product MSNLLYIIAVILVLAWAVGFFAYSVGSIIHLLLVIAVIAVLLRLIRGKDVL